Proteins from a genomic interval of Ptychodera flava strain L36383 chromosome 7, AS_Pfla_20210202, whole genome shotgun sequence:
- the LOC139136329 gene encoding tripartite motif-containing protein 2-like — protein sequence MAAEETKLLPEIDKSFLLCGICSERYKNAKILSCLHSFCEPCLGKLAETTGAIACPVCRRVHELTDNGVAAIQANVFLNDLIELFSKQENGDKSKKCDTCEQGEVTKHCIECTFDICDICARAHSKFPQFKSHRLVSLEEYNAAMSIDPSSVQPPIYCCTHPEYQVEFYCDTCNMAICLKCTALDHPLTKHQYRCVKDAAKEFTKNLYVVIDKVKVKETEANNSKLKVQQIFESLEKCFQREEESLRKHIRQTIDEITRLIQENGNKLLTELKGEYEKRKVNLTAQLKELDIAENDLTSTREYVEKLVHYGNASQLMSAKRRVDHQTDELLKVQTQVEQEEDDYMEFQLCNDFCRNKSLGTIKFLQTVYKLENLTQALRVGDSIKATVRNKGDFLPGKGVSQRVKVEAEMKTPDGNTQIVEVKDNENGTMTLKTRVEAEGEHELSVTVCKKPVEGSPVNIKVIAKKGLVCKFGEKGSGIDDGNKQVIVCDENGELIRCFGKGKIQYPIGIAINPVNGRVYIVDYSAHCIHIYDQDGNHIKSFGSNGSQKGQFRYPYFVCIDNTGNVYVSDCHNHRIQVFNSDGQFLYTFGRYGSGDGQMHYPQGVALNKHGYVYVADYRNSRILKFESVCKFVCRVDDHNACERLCNPTGLCVTDDGKVIVCDSGNNCIKVFTQ from the exons ATGGCGGCTGAGGAAACAAAGTTACTACCAGAAATCGACAAGAGTTTTCTGCTCTGCGGGATCTGTTCCGAGCGATACAAGAATGCCAAAATACTATCGTGTCTGCACAGTTTCTGTGAGCCTTGTCTTGGTAAGCTAGCAGAGACAACTGGCGCCATTGCCTGTCCAGTTTGTCGCAGAGTTCATGAACTCACCGACAATGGCGTCGCAGCAATTCAGGCAAATGTCTTCCTGAATGATTTAATCGAACTATTTTCCAAACAAGAGAATGGCGACAAGTCTAAGAAATGCGATACATGTGAACAAGGCGAGGTGACAAAACACTGCATCGAAtgtacctttgatatttgtgaTATCTGTGCAAGAGCCCATTCCAAATTTCCGCAATTTAAATCTCACCGGCTGGTATCACTAGAAGAATACAACGCTGCAATGTCCATCGACCCATCTTCGGTTCAACCCCCAATCTACTGCTGTACACATCCAGAGTACCAAGTCGAATTCTACTGTGATACCTGCAACATGGCAATCTGTCTGAAGTGTACTGCATTGGATCATCCTCTGACAAAACACCAGTACCGATGTGTGAAAGACGCGGCAAAGGAATTCACCAAAAACTTATACGTAGTCATtgacaaagtgaaagtgaaagaaactGAAGCCAACAATAGCAAACTCAAAGTGCAGCAAATATTTGAGTCTCTAGAAAAGTGCTTCCAAAGAGAAGAGGAAAGCTTGAGAAAACACATCCGTCAAACCATTGATGAAATAACGCGTCTGATACAAGAAAACGGCAACAAACTACTGACAGAGTTGAAAGGTGAATACGAAAAACGAAAAGTTAACTTGACTGCACAATTGAAAGAACTAGACATTGCTGAGAATGACCTGACAAGTACTCGTGAATATGTTGAGAAACTGGTGCATTATGGGAACGCTTCACAGCTAATGTCTGCAAAGAGGAGAGTTGATCATCAAACAGACGAATTGCTGAAAGTACAGACACAGGTAGAACAAGAGGAAGACGACTACATGGAGTTTCAACTATGTAACGACTTCTGCAGGAACAAGAGTCTtggaacaataaaatttcttcaaaCAGTGTACAAATTAGAGAACTTGACTCAAGCTTTAAGAGTTGGTGACAGTATCAAGGCTACGGTACGAAATAAGGGTGATTTCCTCCCCGGGAAGGGAGTGTCACAGCGTGTCAAAGTTGAAGCTGAGATGAAGACACCTGACGGTAACACACAGATAGTGGAAGTCAAGGACAATGAGAATGGAACAATGACTTTGAAAACACGTGTAGAGGCAGAGGGGGAACATGAATTGTCAGTGACAGTATGTAAGAAACCAGTAGAAGGATCACCGGTTAACATTAAGGTTATCGCTAAGAAAGGGTTGGTGTGTAAGTTTGGGGAGAAAGGTTCAGGGATCG ATGATGGAAATAAGCAGGTAATTGTCTGTGATGAGAATGGTGAACTAATCAGGTGTTTTGGAAAGGGTAAGATTCAGTACCCTATTGGTATCGCTATCAATCCTGTCAATGGAAGGGTTTATATTGTAGACTACAGTGCTCACTGTATTCACATTTACGATCAAGACGGCAATCACATCAAATCATTCGGTAGTAATGGAAGTCAGAAGGGTCAGTTTAGGTATCCCTACTTTGTCTGTATTGACAACACCGGCAATGTCTATGTATCAGACTGTCATAACCATAGAATCCAAGTGTTCAATAGTGATGGTCAGTTCCTCTATACATTTGGTCGTTATGGAAGTGGTGATGGTCAGATGCACTATCCCCAGGGAGTTGCTTTGAATAAACACGGCTACGTGTATGTCGCAGATTACCGCAATAGCCGAATCTTGAAATTTGAATCAGTCTGCAAATTCGTTTGTCGTGTGGATGATCATAATGCCTGTGAGAGACTGTGTAATCCTACCGGTCTCTGCGTCACTGATGACGGCAAGGTCATAGTATGTGATAGcggaaataattgcatcaaagtattcacacaataa